Proteins from a genomic interval of Schistocerca cancellata isolate TAMUIC-IGC-003103 chromosome 8, iqSchCanc2.1, whole genome shotgun sequence:
- the LOC126094831 gene encoding uncharacterized protein K02A2.6-like — protein MVRDAIAQNVSDVRIREQILKLVNPSLQQVIDILDRQDTLDFAQESFETSPAVCRINRPAGRAARNCKQPLRPSAQPRVPRKRANAVLKSCPRCATRHSRVNCPSRQAICFFCNKKGHVQIVCRKKLRSETTNHSRPFASRRNRTKVTQAREPSPMDIHVVNATPPSVPLSNCDCVRSTKSVCRRRRKSRHVASASVPVSVQVAQNSRSCRQQDNKLFVDLDFAGQVIPFQLDTGAAVSLLNHATYKQLGAPPLCAAKVQLTSYSGQHIPVLGQCSLLATYKGQTKLVSFYVLRSSAAVNLFGLDLFQLFNLSIVNQVLSVNQTVPSASVSRLCEEFADIFAPGLGCAKNYEAHLELKVNAQPRFFRARNVPHALRDEVARTLNDLESQGVIERVQASLWASPLVILQKPSGKLRLCVDFKATVNPQPVTAPFPLPCPEDLFDKLCPGKYFSKLDLADAYLQIPVDEESQRVLVVNTHLGLYTFKTAIRVCIRPCIVSAIFTNYLCVGPYCSKLSGRNSDLRKD, from the coding sequence atggtgcgtgatgcaattgcacagaatgtttctgatgttcgcataagggaacagattttgaaactcgtcaatccctcccttcaacaagtgatagacatattggataggcaagacacacttgactttgctcaggaatcatttgaaacttcgccagctgtgtgtcgcattaaccggcccgccgggcgcgctgcacggaactgtaaacagcctttgcGCCCGTCCGCACaaccacgtgtcccgcgaaagcgagcaaatgcagtgctgaaatcatgcccgcggtgtgcaactcgaCATTCGCGtgtgaattgcccgtcacgccaagctatttgctttttctgtaataagaaaggacatgttcaaattgTTTGCcggaaaaagcttagatcggagactaccaaccattccaggccctttgcttcgcgccggaatcgaaccaaggtcactcaggctcgggaaccttcgcccatggacattcatgtcgttaatgccactccgcccagtgttcctctctctaactgtgactgtgttcgttccacaaaaagtgtgtgtcgacgtcgacggaaatcccgtcacgtcgcaagtgcttctgtaccagtgtctgttcaagttgcacaaaacagtcgctcttgtcgtcagcaggacaataaactttttgtagatttggactttgccggacaagtgataccattccagctcgataccggagctgcagtttcattgctcaatcacgctacgtacaaacaactgggcgccccaccgttgtgtgccgcaaaggttcagctcactagttattcaggacagcatatccctgtgttaggacagtgcagccttcttgccacatataagggacaaacaaaactagtgtcattttacgttcttcgttcttctgctgcagtgaacttgtttggtttagatttatttcagttgtttaacttgtctatagtcaatcaggtcctatcagtgaaccagactgtgccttccgccagtgtttctcgtctatgtgaagaatttgcagacatttttgcaccgggccttggttgcgctaagaactatgaagcacatttggaactaaaagtcaacgcgcaaccgagatttttcagagcgcgcaatgttccccacgcattgcgtgatgaggtagccagaacattaaacgatttagaatcacaaggtgtaattgaacgtgtgcaggcttctctctgggcctcacccttagtaattttgcaaaaaccttccggaaaattgagactttgtgtggacttcaaggcaacagtgaatccacaaccagTGACTGCTCCTTTTCCTTtgccctgcccggaagatctttttgacaaactgtgcccgggaaaatatttttcaaagttggacctagccgatgcgtacttgcaaataccggtggacgaagaatcccagcgcgtattggtggttaacacgcatcttggattgtacacattcaagactgccattcgggtgtgcatccgcccctgcattgtttcagcaatatttacaaactatttgtgcgtcggtccctactgcagcaaactatctggacgaaatagtgatctccggaaagactga